A single genomic interval of Desulfosoma caldarium harbors:
- a CDS encoding tetratricopeptide repeat protein, producing the protein MTEFGEINADLGQALQLMEACQWDQAIVLLRAMVDARPFDCRAISKLGFALWKKGERKEGAATIEKALQLDPDDGEVIKDCMHVFLEAGRVDDARQILESYVQRNPWDWEIKESIEAMLHQTPEKSPPRQRNDNGTATADVLVGLGEEEFAKGNTDRARVCFEMALEKNPTNAKAYNNMGVLAWHQGDLKEALSCFEKALDLASHDGEILLNATKVLEAAGEYEMAAQLLEIYLTAHPTQTEAWKDYRELVRKSAQSWSPENLDVNVAQIYLDMGRRLAEVEDIQGAAEAFARAARIDPNNQEPYHRLGLLHMQLGQLQEALEMLEHANSLADENGEVAEALEQVRQQIDASSAFGVKSPGT; encoded by the coding sequence ATGACAGAGTTTGGCGAAATCAACGCAGATCTTGGACAGGCTCTTCAACTCATGGAGGCCTGTCAGTGGGACCAGGCGATCGTTTTATTGCGCGCCATGGTGGACGCACGGCCGTTTGACTGCCGTGCCATCAGTAAACTGGGCTTTGCGTTGTGGAAGAAAGGAGAACGGAAGGAGGGTGCGGCGACCATCGAAAAGGCTTTGCAATTAGATCCCGATGACGGGGAAGTTATCAAAGATTGCATGCACGTTTTTCTGGAGGCTGGGCGCGTCGACGATGCGCGGCAGATTCTTGAAAGCTATGTTCAGCGCAATCCCTGGGACTGGGAGATCAAGGAATCCATCGAGGCGATGTTGCATCAGACTCCGGAGAAATCACCACCACGTCAAAGGAATGACAACGGCACCGCGACGGCCGACGTCCTGGTGGGCTTGGGGGAAGAAGAGTTTGCCAAGGGAAACACGGACCGAGCGCGTGTCTGTTTTGAAATGGCGTTGGAAAAGAACCCGACCAACGCCAAGGCTTACAATAACATGGGCGTTTTGGCATGGCATCAAGGGGACTTAAAAGAAGCGCTCAGTTGTTTTGAAAAAGCCTTGGATTTGGCATCTCACGACGGAGAGATTCTCCTGAACGCAACAAAGGTCCTGGAAGCTGCCGGCGAGTACGAAATGGCCGCCCAACTTCTGGAGATCTACCTCACGGCGCATCCAACGCAGACGGAGGCATGGAAAGACTACAGGGAACTGGTCCGCAAGAGCGCTCAATCTTGGAGTCCCGAAAACCTCGATGTGAACGTGGCGCAGATCTATTTAGACATGGGTCGACGGCTTGCGGAGGTGGAAGACATTCAGGGTGCTGCCGAAGCCTTCGCTCGGGCGGCCCGTATCGACCCAAACAACCAGGAACCCTACCACCGGCTGGGGCTGCTGCACATGCAATTGGGGCAGCTCCAGGAGGCTCTGGAGATGCTGGAGCACGCGAATTCCCTGGCGGATGAGAATGGCGAAGTGGCGGAGGCGTTGGAGCAGGTGCGCCAACAGATCGACGCTTCGTCCGCATTCGGGGTGAAATCTCCTGGGACGTGA
- a CDS encoding glycosyltransferase family 2 protein yields the protein MVRSLLHFWKNLPASVRHLLLVGASGRYHLSRIAAEAVRKLTEEGEPQRIRILISLCSQILLAVWEEDPLDVTAAKQLWRWHSRFPFLTEDTAALVDAVCKESASAVRHRDNHISSTEQDAIAQSHKFPQPGTPFSCRTFYWKAMVEGKYEEARTVLESACWPQPLDRLRQRYLAFIDLAQGGQDRWEKIHARPGAWLSDADRCLQLGNLALARGDRRKALALWRNCLNLRPWLTHVILRSYDTVNNLDRVQRPLKGRVSICLYTFNKARDLNECLAALAESHLGEAKIFVLINGSTDATRHIVQTWQDRLGTDRLKKIDLPINVGAPAARNWLMHDQHVREADWIAYLDDDALVPADWMEALESAVERYPGGGVWGCRVMDAWAASTIQAVDYHLLPPFQAVAAQNTAPFFISMLHYETFDQEQFNYMRPCVHVTGCCHLFSTKTLLSSGDFDLRFSPSQFDDLEHDFRLAFHNKPAIYQGHLAVRHMNRTAKRTRIHTGERGSAGANLYKLHHKYSKNEYRKLIAWNMDLIEQDIFQKLEEMEHDGMGQTRRGTL from the coding sequence ATGGTTAGAAGCCTTCTACATTTCTGGAAAAACCTTCCGGCCTCCGTTCGTCATCTTTTGCTTGTCGGGGCTTCGGGTCGTTATCACCTGTCGCGCATTGCTGCAGAGGCTGTCAGAAAGCTTACAGAAGAGGGCGAGCCACAACGGATTCGGATCCTTATTTCTTTGTGTTCCCAGATTTTGTTAGCCGTTTGGGAAGAAGATCCTCTTGATGTGACGGCTGCAAAGCAGCTGTGGCGATGGCATTCTCGATTCCCCTTCCTGACAGAGGATACAGCCGCCTTGGTGGACGCCGTATGCAAAGAATCGGCATCGGCAGTGCGGCATCGAGACAACCACATTTCCAGCACGGAACAGGATGCAATAGCTCAGAGCCACAAGTTTCCACAACCCGGCACACCGTTCTCATGTCGCACCTTTTATTGGAAGGCCATGGTCGAGGGGAAATACGAAGAAGCCAGAACGGTTCTGGAAAGCGCCTGTTGGCCGCAGCCATTGGATCGTCTTCGGCAGCGATACCTCGCTTTCATTGACTTGGCTCAGGGAGGCCAGGATCGTTGGGAAAAGATCCATGCCAGGCCAGGGGCATGGCTTAGCGATGCGGATCGCTGCCTTCAGCTCGGGAATTTGGCGCTCGCCAGAGGGGACCGCCGAAAGGCTCTGGCCTTATGGCGTAACTGTCTAAACCTTCGACCATGGCTTACCCATGTCATCTTGAGAAGTTACGATACGGTAAACAACTTAGACCGCGTTCAGCGTCCCTTGAAGGGGCGGGTCTCCATCTGCCTCTATACGTTCAACAAGGCAAGGGACTTGAACGAGTGCTTGGCGGCTCTAGCCGAAAGCCATCTGGGTGAAGCAAAAATCTTTGTACTGATCAACGGATCCACTGACGCGACGCGCCACATTGTCCAGACGTGGCAAGACCGCCTGGGCACGGATCGATTAAAAAAGATCGACCTTCCCATAAATGTCGGAGCTCCGGCAGCGCGCAATTGGCTCATGCATGACCAGCATGTTCGTGAGGCCGACTGGATTGCTTACCTTGACGACGACGCGCTGGTTCCAGCCGACTGGATGGAAGCTCTGGAAAGCGCCGTGGAACGTTATCCCGGCGGTGGTGTGTGGGGTTGCCGTGTCATGGACGCGTGGGCTGCGAGCACCATACAAGCCGTAGATTACCACTTGTTACCCCCTTTTCAGGCCGTTGCGGCGCAAAATACCGCACCCTTTTTTATTTCCATGCTCCATTACGAAACTTTTGATCAGGAACAGTTCAACTACATGCGCCCCTGTGTTCATGTCACGGGGTGTTGTCATCTTTTTTCCACAAAAACCTTGCTGTCATCCGGTGATTTCGACCTGAGGTTTTCTCCATCCCAATTCGACGATTTGGAGCATGACTTTCGGCTGGCCTTTCACAACAAGCCGGCCATTTATCAAGGTCATTTGGCCGTTCGACACATGAACCGAACCGCCAAGCGCACTCGCATCCACACAGGAGAAAGGGGCAGCGCTGGTGCAAATCTTTACAAACTTCATCATAAATATTCTAAGAACGAATATCGCAAACTCATCGCATGGAACATGGATCTAATCGAACAGGATATCTTCCAAAAGCTGGAGGAGATGGAGCACGATGGAATGGGTCAGACCAGACGTGGAACACTATAA
- a CDS encoding protoporphyrinogen/coproporphyrinogen oxidase, which produces MEWVRPDVEHYKYVIVGAGPTGLGAAHRLAELGERDFLVLEQNPYPGGLSASFKDSKGFTWDLGGHVIFSHYPYFDRLIEDLLQGEYLTHQRKAFIRIADTWVPYPFQNNIRYLPPILRWECIVGLLHLSRADAEPQDFREWIHGTFGDGIARHFMIPYNFKVWAFPPQCMDWRWIGERVSVVDLERVLKNVVLEQDDVSWGPNNTFRFPLRGGTGEIFRRLAARVSDHIAYSSRLVSMEPHSRLLQTDTGRRITYHRLLNTSPLDRLILETMENAPQSVRSAAEKLIHNGVHVVGIGIDQPGNDDKCWMYFPEPNCPFYRVTNFHNYSPYNTPKKRTQKALMGEISFSTHKPQREDTVVDETIAGLVDTRVVTNGEAKAIVSRWQAKLDYAYPVPNKERDTALRIIHPWLESLGIYSRGRFGGWKYEVGNMDHSVIQGVEWADRMVMGKEESVYVPC; this is translated from the coding sequence ATGGAATGGGTCAGACCAGACGTGGAACACTATAAATATGTTATTGTGGGAGCAGGTCCTACAGGCCTTGGGGCAGCTCACCGTTTGGCTGAACTTGGGGAGCGCGATTTCCTGGTTCTTGAGCAAAACCCTTATCCAGGGGGACTCAGTGCAAGTTTTAAGGATTCCAAAGGATTTACATGGGACTTAGGGGGGCATGTCATCTTTTCCCACTATCCCTATTTTGATAGACTTATTGAGGATCTGCTTCAAGGTGAATATCTCACCCATCAACGCAAAGCTTTCATCAGGATTGCCGACACTTGGGTCCCATACCCATTCCAGAACAACATTCGATACCTGCCACCAATCCTACGATGGGAGTGCATTGTTGGGCTACTGCATCTTTCCCGTGCAGACGCCGAGCCTCAAGATTTTCGAGAATGGATTCACGGCACCTTTGGCGACGGCATCGCGCGCCATTTTATGATTCCTTACAACTTCAAGGTATGGGCCTTCCCACCGCAATGCATGGACTGGCGATGGATCGGCGAACGGGTGAGTGTCGTTGATCTTGAAAGGGTCTTGAAAAATGTCGTCCTTGAGCAGGACGATGTCTCATGGGGCCCAAACAACACCTTTCGTTTTCCCTTACGGGGCGGCACGGGCGAAATCTTTCGCCGCCTGGCAGCTCGTGTCTCCGATCATATTGCTTACTCATCTCGGCTTGTGTCGATGGAACCCCATAGCCGGCTGCTTCAAACCGACACGGGGCGACGGATTACGTACCACCGGCTGCTCAACACCAGTCCCCTTGACCGCCTCATTCTCGAAACCATGGAAAATGCCCCTCAGTCTGTGCGTTCGGCTGCCGAAAAGCTCATTCATAACGGCGTCCATGTCGTGGGCATCGGCATCGATCAGCCCGGCAACGACGACAAATGCTGGATGTATTTTCCCGAACCTAACTGCCCTTTTTACCGCGTTACCAACTTCCATAATTACTCGCCCTACAACACACCAAAAAAACGCACCCAAAAAGCACTTATGGGAGAAATCTCCTTTTCAACCCATAAACCTCAGCGAGAAGACACCGTCGTCGACGAAACCATCGCCGGACTGGTCGACACACGAGTTGTGACCAACGGCGAGGCCAAAGCCATCGTATCCCGCTGGCAGGCAAAGCTCGATTACGCCTATCCCGTTCCCAACAAAGAACGGGACACGGCCCTTCGAATCATTCACCCATGGCTGGAAAGTCTTGGCATCTACTCGAGGGGGCGTTTCGGGGGATGGAAATATGAAGTCGGTAACATGGACCATAGTGTGATTCAGGGCGTGGAGTGGGCGGACCGAATGGTCATGGGCAAAGAGGAAAGTGTTTATGTTCCCTGTTGA
- a CDS encoding glycosyltransferase translates to MFPVDGHRSSGADPVYDVWYRWLRLAGYMLPPQVYTAAEALFAASYLNSKRPRSLTAHEFLATSLLRQALVFYPLDHRLLGYVQRLHSLVPASSGFDVWLRGLRRLHRSRPDYFMHSVEISAPMRWKKPQVVTEDYLKDENPGAMATACYEFWSLGHWETVRQIFLRMMAMPVAPYLAPIAAWSAWNAGDRDLAARWLHASMPPSFLTFNLLAEMAMEAGDKEQARRYWKQSLRWEPYQPHLFHRYWESQDSRSATTASSVGKVHIVLYTYNKLETTLATLQKLLVSGIEACPVTLLNNGSTSFSKQDLEQGVRTVAQGRVVDIIHLPVNIGAPAARNWLWHLPQVKNCDYVAFLDDDVLVPPNWLSHYLESLDLFPSAVVVGPRGLNPGTLPTIQYVHRFFHQIDDHKILFTPAAPMFEDFGQFSYRHPCLSVMGCCHLFHRRRWESLGIPDFDISFAPSQVDDLEHDLQIWKKGGQVLFDGRVAVIHLQDAGRAAPRSRAAWGHVWGNHMKMESKFTGAELMDMKRRVEEADDSFHERIRNEIEAEVFGETKAVQILGKTLR, encoded by the coding sequence ATGTTCCCTGTTGATGGACACCGGTCTTCCGGGGCCGATCCGGTGTACGACGTATGGTACCGCTGGCTGCGGTTGGCCGGCTATATGCTGCCACCTCAGGTCTACACGGCCGCCGAAGCTCTTTTTGCCGCATCGTACTTGAATTCCAAAAGGCCAAGGTCATTAACGGCTCATGAGTTCCTGGCCACATCCCTCCTGCGTCAAGCTTTGGTGTTTTATCCGTTGGACCATAGACTCTTGGGATATGTCCAACGCCTGCATTCCTTGGTACCCGCCAGTTCGGGATTTGACGTTTGGCTTCGAGGCCTTCGGCGTTTACACCGAAGCCGGCCAGACTATTTCATGCATTCCGTGGAGATTTCCGCGCCCATGCGGTGGAAAAAACCTCAAGTGGTCACAGAAGATTATCTGAAAGACGAAAATCCGGGAGCTATGGCCACCGCCTGCTATGAATTCTGGTCCTTGGGGCATTGGGAGACGGTACGGCAAATCTTTCTTCGAATGATGGCGATGCCGGTGGCTCCATATCTGGCTCCGATCGCCGCATGGAGTGCCTGGAACGCGGGAGACAGGGACCTGGCCGCACGTTGGTTGCACGCCTCGATGCCGCCATCTTTTCTTACCTTCAACCTGCTCGCGGAAATGGCCATGGAAGCCGGGGACAAGGAACAGGCGCGCCGCTATTGGAAACAATCCCTGCGATGGGAACCTTACCAACCTCATTTGTTTCACCGCTATTGGGAATCCCAAGATTCCAGGTCGGCAACCACCGCCAGTTCCGTAGGAAAGGTTCATATCGTCCTTTACACATACAACAAATTGGAAACGACCTTAGCGACCCTTCAAAAGCTCCTGGTATCGGGAATCGAAGCATGCCCGGTCACTCTTTTAAACAACGGATCGACCAGCTTTTCAAAACAGGACCTGGAACAGGGGGTCAGGACCGTGGCCCAAGGCAGAGTTGTGGACATCATCCACCTGCCCGTGAATATCGGGGCCCCGGCAGCCAGGAATTGGCTATGGCACCTGCCCCAGGTGAAAAACTGCGATTACGTGGCCTTTCTGGATGATGACGTGCTGGTCCCTCCTAACTGGCTGAGTCATTACCTGGAAAGCCTCGATCTCTTTCCCAGTGCCGTTGTGGTGGGTCCAAGAGGGCTCAACCCCGGCACGTTGCCGACTATTCAGTATGTCCATCGATTTTTCCATCAGATCGATGACCACAAGATCCTTTTCACGCCAGCAGCTCCGATGTTTGAGGATTTCGGCCAGTTTTCCTATCGACATCCGTGCCTGTCGGTCATGGGGTGCTGCCATCTTTTTCATCGACGTCGGTGGGAGAGTTTAGGAATTCCCGATTTTGACATTAGCTTTGCGCCATCTCAGGTTGACGACCTTGAGCACGACCTCCAGATCTGGAAAAAGGGTGGCCAGGTGCTTTTCGACGGGCGAGTTGCCGTGATCCATTTGCAGGATGCGGGACGAGCTGCTCCCAGGTCGCGCGCCGCATGGGGCCACGTCTGGGGAAACCACATGAAGATGGAAAGCAAGTTTACGGGAGCCGAGTTGATGGATATGAAACGGCGGGTCGAAGAAGCCGACGACAGCTTTCATGAACGGATCCGGAACGAAATAGAGGCGGAGGTGTTTGGAGAAACCAAGGCAGTACAGATCCTGGGCAAAACACTTCGGTGA
- a CDS encoding glycosyltransferase family 2 protein produces the protein MDVDFVSIIIPVFNQCDFTRQCIQSLFANVSYSHFEVIVVDNHSTDETPVFLNWAQSRYGIRVIRNDRNLGFAKACNQGGAVAQGSLLLFLKNDVLARPGWLEPMVDVLREDLRVGVVGPMLLYPDETIQHAGIVIADAPAPLYPAHVYRGRPKDFPPANMQRDFQAVTGACMLVRKGVFQQVEGFDETYVNGCEDVDLCFKARRMGWRVVYTPKSVLVHFESVSAGKFDHSGENLILLNRRWAGEITPDYHLRLPRVSIVVLNYNGTRDTIECLQSLYGYDETAGARPENGLYYKPFQTIVVDNGSDSKALEALKAWLVASGLPHQIASLGMNKRGSTPFRQEIVLLESSENLGFSGGCNAGTVHALSSGADYVWILNNDTVVDPLALWNSVAFFLHACRSGMRVGAVGSKLLDYHHPERVQFDGDRVCYEGIQGPRGSEAEKIGFKTYVSGASMLLARKALEECGAFDEAFFLYFEDNDLCLRLNNAGWRVAFHPRSIVYHKGGASIGDWIGSPLSIYYATRNFLLFQAKHRLVDAHAFQMLRTQIWGPMRKDKRSIRAFLKGVSDFVSGRFGKMALETILEDWMLEKASSRQGIPLSVLRRFEDVLTRNSNGQQALETLLDIALAAYRKSIETNGSSLSGIFSAPSGSRNLAALLSREAGTR, from the coding sequence GTGGACGTTGATTTTGTCAGCATCATTATTCCCGTTTTCAATCAGTGCGACTTTACAAGACAGTGTATTCAGTCCTTGTTCGCAAATGTTTCCTACTCTCATTTCGAAGTCATCGTAGTTGATAACCATTCAACTGACGAGACTCCTGTCTTTCTCAATTGGGCACAAAGCCGATATGGCATTCGAGTGATTCGAAATGATCGAAATTTGGGTTTTGCCAAGGCGTGCAATCAGGGTGGCGCTGTAGCGCAAGGGTCGTTACTGCTCTTTCTCAAAAACGATGTGCTTGCCCGTCCGGGATGGCTGGAGCCCATGGTGGACGTGTTGAGAGAGGATTTACGGGTCGGCGTGGTCGGGCCCATGCTCCTTTATCCTGACGAGACCATTCAGCATGCCGGTATCGTGATCGCGGACGCCCCGGCGCCGCTTTATCCAGCACACGTGTATCGGGGGCGCCCAAAAGATTTTCCCCCGGCCAATATGCAAAGAGATTTCCAGGCCGTGACCGGAGCCTGCATGCTCGTTCGAAAAGGTGTATTTCAACAAGTCGAAGGCTTCGACGAGACGTATGTGAACGGCTGTGAGGACGTGGACTTATGTTTCAAAGCTAGGCGCATGGGATGGCGCGTCGTCTACACGCCGAAAAGTGTTTTGGTGCACTTTGAGTCGGTCAGCGCCGGAAAGTTCGACCATTCAGGTGAGAATCTCATTTTGCTTAACCGCCGGTGGGCCGGTGAGATTACGCCTGACTATCATCTTAGGCTACCAAGAGTGTCCATCGTCGTGCTCAACTACAACGGGACGCGGGACACCATCGAGTGTCTCCAATCCCTTTATGGATATGACGAAACGGCGGGTGCTCGTCCTGAAAACGGCCTCTATTATAAGCCTTTTCAGACCATTGTCGTCGATAACGGATCGGATTCAAAGGCGTTGGAAGCCCTTAAGGCATGGCTTGTGGCAAGCGGTTTGCCGCACCAAATAGCGAGCCTAGGGATGAATAAAAGGGGATCAACCCCGTTTCGTCAAGAGATCGTTCTCTTAGAGTCCTCAGAAAACCTTGGCTTTTCCGGAGGATGCAACGCCGGGACCGTGCACGCCTTGTCCTCCGGAGCTGATTATGTCTGGATTCTCAACAATGACACCGTTGTTGATCCTCTTGCCTTGTGGAACAGCGTGGCGTTTTTCCTCCATGCGTGTCGGTCCGGTATGCGTGTTGGGGCTGTGGGATCCAAACTTCTTGACTATCACCATCCGGAGCGAGTGCAGTTCGATGGCGATAGGGTTTGCTACGAGGGCATCCAGGGGCCGCGAGGCTCGGAAGCTGAGAAGATCGGATTCAAGACTTACGTTTCTGGCGCGAGCATGTTATTGGCCAGAAAGGCTTTGGAAGAGTGCGGTGCGTTCGACGAGGCGTTTTTTCTCTATTTCGAAGACAACGACCTATGTCTAAGGTTGAATAATGCCGGATGGCGCGTGGCCTTTCATCCCAGGTCCATCGTTTATCATAAGGGTGGGGCTTCTATAGGGGACTGGATTGGCTCTCCATTGAGCATCTATTATGCCACAAGAAATTTTCTTCTATTCCAAGCCAAACACCGGTTGGTGGACGCGCACGCGTTTCAAATGCTGCGAACCCAAATATGGGGCCCTATGCGCAAGGATAAGCGCAGCATTCGAGCCTTTCTCAAGGGAGTGTCTGATTTTGTATCGGGTCGATTCGGCAAAATGGCCCTCGAGACGATTCTGGAAGACTGGATGTTGGAAAAAGCATCGTCCCGACAGGGGATTCCCTTGAGCGTTCTGCGGCGGTTTGAAGATGTGCTGACGCGGAATTCGAATGGTCAGCAGGCTCTAGAAACTCTTTTGGACATAGCCCTCGCGGCTTACAGAAAATCCATTGAAACGAACGGCTCATCGCTCAGTGGAATTTTTTCAGCTCCATCGGGCTCGCGGAATTTGGCTGCCCTGCTGTCCCGTGAGGCCGGCACTCGTTAG
- a CDS encoding transposase family protein: MQDFTKELEPIRPSARRCEVPLSRHVFSHPVWDHQIHHASIENRNSYDHCPTMPRILRATLSPIEERVAVELRTTLFLQLDDLPAVTREKIYLKVWRFGLHGCLRRHGETNLNDLALQEQGAHRAVIKSFKDDEPGYIHDQVTYLSHVPDETAHKYLFIAMDRASRQIFFEIKADKCAASASSLLKNLVKKAPFKMATELTDNGKEFTDHF; the protein is encoded by the coding sequence TTGCAGGACTTCACTAAAGAGCTCGAACCAATCCGGCCATCCGCAAGAAGATGCGAAGTCCCCCTATCGCGGCACGTTTTTAGCCATCCGGTATGGGATCACCAGATCCATCATGCGTCAATAGAAAACCGGAACAGTTATGATCACTGCCCCACAATGCCCAGGATTTTGCGTGCCACGCTGTCGCCGATCGAAGAACGTGTGGCGGTCGAGTTGCGAACTACATTGTTCCTTCAACTTGATGACCTGCCGGCCGTTACCCGTGAAAAGATCTACCTAAAGGTCTGGCGTTTCGGACTCCATGGCTGCCTTCGCCGACACGGAGAGACCAACCTCAACGACCTTGCCCTGCAGGAACAAGGTGCTCACAGGGCCGTTATTAAATCGTTCAAAGATGACGAGCCCGGCTATATCCATGACCAGGTCACATACCTGTCTCATGTGCCCGATGAGACCGCCCACAAATACCTCTTCATTGCCATGGATCGAGCCAGCCGCCAGATCTTCTTTGAAATCAAGGCCGATAAATGCGCCGCCTCGGCCAGTTCCTTGCTCAAAAACCTCGTGAAAAAAGCGCCTTTCAAGATGGCCACCGAACTCACGGATAACGGCAAAGAGTTCACCGACCACTTTTGA
- a CDS encoding ArnT family glycosyltransferase, protein MMQKNFLFETIPQGWTWDRLRGHLKDMRFVLILAGVFLLLAGAVYPQDHEIMEWLRSGSLMEKHKPLSQWVKLIKPFGKGDVLACLALVMGVCGLRRRAVAILMSLIVVFVLVWPLKIIVARERPREASHVSFPSGDAASAAAFAVPVVVEAPALLPVAAGVVGAVGAARVLEDAHYTSDVLAGISLGLVAGMAGLFFVKGMRVRLRRHQFAVGALILVVEGLLPVLMGKRGKEFMTFAMFYGPAVLLAAAAHYLRIESRRQFLVSALTERLGERKLVALTSAVFIMLIVALFLFTTSRSTLWDRDEPRFARATMEMVESGNYLIPTFNGALRPDKPILIYWLMSLSVRLFGPTSVACRFFSPLGTALTCLMTLLIGRRFFDSKTGLLAAMVVATTPLVLMTGTAATTDAVLVGFMMVALAAFARALETEPRWRWILVMAAALAAAQLTKGPVGLAVPLVSMITVLVLSRRETARLRQFVGPLLLVVGVSTAVFLLWALPANKATNGEFLRLGIGHHVVERSINPLEHHGGRFLFALPFYLPVVVLGFFPWTLFLPQALSKLMRGQLGGTKVRAFLVGCIFPTFVLMSLVATKLPHYVLPIWPALALVVAATLAKGKRALQDPNYKVYQLCGRLVFSILGLALGATLMIAPWFVPLQDARGSIFSLGLLFLVMTILTVREHRYHRYGTAASILVLGMLLFQTSLSVYLLPSLESMKVSPPIAHAINEHTPRDVQVATYKYGEPSLNFYLDRYILPLKTGTELVSWAQQPVPGVLVIPRKELEKIENQYGGLGLTPFAVAKGYNYSKGKWVELLALKRSARPLPLSEM, encoded by the coding sequence ATGATGCAAAAGAACTTTCTCTTCGAGACAATACCCCAGGGTTGGACCTGGGATCGACTGCGGGGTCACCTGAAGGATATGAGGTTTGTCCTCATTTTGGCGGGCGTGTTCCTGCTCCTAGCTGGTGCGGTCTATCCCCAGGACCACGAGATCATGGAGTGGCTTCGATCCGGTTCACTCATGGAAAAGCACAAACCTCTCAGTCAATGGGTGAAACTTATCAAGCCCTTTGGGAAAGGAGACGTCCTTGCCTGTCTCGCACTGGTAATGGGGGTGTGCGGCTTGAGAAGACGGGCTGTGGCCATCCTGATGTCGTTGATTGTGGTGTTTGTTCTCGTCTGGCCTTTGAAGATCATTGTGGCGCGGGAGCGCCCACGCGAGGCCAGCCACGTCTCCTTTCCCAGCGGGGATGCAGCCTCGGCAGCCGCGTTTGCGGTGCCCGTGGTGGTTGAGGCTCCCGCACTGCTTCCGGTGGCCGCCGGAGTCGTGGGTGCTGTCGGTGCGGCGCGGGTCCTCGAAGACGCGCATTACACGAGTGATGTCCTTGCCGGAATCTCCCTTGGCCTGGTTGCAGGGATGGCAGGGCTCTTTTTCGTAAAGGGAATGAGGGTGCGGCTTAGGCGGCATCAGTTTGCCGTCGGCGCCTTGATCCTTGTCGTCGAGGGGTTGCTCCCGGTTCTCATGGGAAAAAGGGGCAAGGAATTCATGACCTTTGCCATGTTCTACGGTCCGGCTGTCCTCTTGGCTGCCGCCGCCCACTATCTGAGGATTGAAAGCAGAAGGCAGTTCCTCGTCTCCGCTCTGACTGAACGTCTGGGTGAGCGGAAGTTGGTGGCCCTTACATCGGCTGTTTTCATTATGCTCATCGTGGCTTTGTTCCTTTTTACCACATCTCGATCAACTCTCTGGGACCGCGATGAACCCCGATTCGCCAGGGCGACCATGGAAATGGTGGAAAGCGGGAACTACCTAATCCCTACATTCAACGGTGCTTTGCGTCCCGACAAACCCATTCTCATCTACTGGCTCATGTCCCTGTCCGTCAGACTGTTCGGACCCACATCGGTTGCCTGTCGATTTTTCTCCCCTCTTGGAACCGCCTTGACGTGCCTCATGACACTGCTGATCGGGAGGCGGTTTTTCGACTCCAAGACAGGGCTTCTTGCTGCAATGGTGGTGGCAACGACGCCGCTCGTGCTTATGACCGGAACCGCGGCCACGACCGATGCGGTGCTCGTCGGTTTCATGATGGTTGCTCTCGCCGCCTTTGCCCGAGCACTTGAAACGGAGCCGCGCTGGAGATGGATTCTCGTCATGGCGGCGGCTCTGGCGGCTGCTCAATTGACCAAAGGACCCGTGGGGCTTGCAGTACCCCTTGTTTCCATGATCACAGTGTTGGTGTTGTCCCGGAGGGAAACGGCTCGCCTAAGACAATTTGTCGGGCCCCTGCTCTTGGTCGTCGGCGTCAGCACGGCCGTCTTTTTGCTCTGGGCCTTGCCCGCCAATAAGGCGACAAACGGGGAATTCCTGCGCCTGGGTATCGGTCATCACGTGGTTGAACGCTCGATTAACCCTCTCGAGCACCACGGAGGCCGATTCTTGTTTGCTCTGCCTTTCTACCTGCCCGTGGTGGTGCTTGGCTTTTTTCCATGGACTCTCTTTCTTCCTCAAGCGCTTTCGAAGCTTATGCGAGGCCAACTGGGAGGCACAAAGGTAAGAGCTTTTCTGGTGGGTTGCATTTTCCCTACCTTTGTGCTTATGAGCCTGGTTGCCACCAAGCTCCCCCATTACGTATTACCTATCTGGCCGGCCTTGGCTCTTGTGGTTGCGGCGACACTTGCCAAAGGGAAAAGGGCGCTGCAGGACCCTAATTACAAAGTATACCAACTGTGTGGTCGTCTGGTTTTCTCGATCCTGGGTCTGGCACTGGGAGCGACTCTCATGATTGCTCCCTGGTTTGTGCCTTTGCAGGACGCCCGGGGAAGCATCTTTTCTCTCGGACTGCTTTTCCTCGTGATGACCATTCTCACCGTTCGCGAACATCGCTATCATAGATACGGAACCGCTGCGTCGATCCTGGTTTTAGGCATGCTCCTTTTTCAAACCTCTTTGTCGGTGTACCTGCTTCCTTCCTTGGAATCCATGAAAGTTTCACCGCCCATTGCCCATGCTATCAATGAACACACGCCGCGAGACGTCCAGGTGGCCACCTACAAATACGGGGAGCCCAGTTTGAACTTTTACCTGGATCGGTACATCCTCCCCCTCAAGACTGGAACGGAACTGGTATCCTGGGCGCAGCAGCCCGTCCCCGGTGTGTTGGTTATTCCTCGAAAGGAGCTTGAAAAAATCGAAAATCAATATGGTGGCCTGGGACTGACACCGTTTGCCGTGGCCAAAGGGTACAACTATTCAAAGGGAAAGTGGGTCGAACTCCTTGCCCTGAAAAGGAGTGCGCGCCCCCTTCCACTTTCGGAGATGTGA